A window of the Hypomesus transpacificus isolate Combined female chromosome 22, fHypTra1, whole genome shotgun sequence genome harbors these coding sequences:
- the LOC124484319 gene encoding fibrous sheath CABYR-binding protein-like yields MAWQSPVEPQRRPMCHPHGGEAGEVSAMWMFCDRAVLCATDSTTANLTTSSSLVPGTVSDILTAVKILTNSTVEIAAASVGETRIAGAVRHLEEKALDVPETLEVLEPVKEDVVVAEKEATVEASAVGEMEEPRPEEAVLDVAGAEEAEAEVTSEPQEVVLVVEVETPAAGVSAADDEAEEKAITLPEEAPASAPLVEEVGEAEEPAVEAPALDAPALEVVAVEEATGVEEPTEAASAVEESAEPALEVAEAAEGAEVISEEEALIIAAAHLAAASVSAALEVLPGATVEEAELAPEISAVEHCHSCHSTGPASEAAEPLVVEAEVVPPGVEEEAVQGTEVQEADVQVEEEAVETLLEESTSEGAVEMAEEAKEEGTPMAGLAIENLAVISVQS; encoded by the exons ATGGCTTGGCAGTCCCCTGTAGAGCCCCAGAGACGTCCCATGTGCCACCCCCATGGTGGAGAGGCGGGCGAGGTGAGTGCCATGTGGATGTTCTGTGACCGTGCTGT TCTTTGTGCTACTGACTCCACTACCGCTAACCTCACCACGTCCTCTTCCTTGGTCCCAGGGACGGTCTCTGACATCCTAACGGCTGTGAAGATCCTGACCAACTCCACAGTGGAAATCGCAGCGGCATCCGTTGGGGAGACGAGGATTGCTGGCGCCGTGCgacacctggaggagaaggCCCTGGATGTTCCGGAAACCTTGGAAGTTCTAGAGCCAGTCAAGGAAGACGTGGTGGTGGCTGAAAAGGAAGCGACGGTCGAGGCGTCCGCTgttggggagatggaggagccCAGGCCTGAAGAGGCTGTTCTTGATGTCGCAGGTGCAGAAGAAGCGGAGGCGGAAGTGACCTCTGAACCGCAGGAAGTAGTTCTGGTTGTGGAGGTGGAGACCCCTGCAGCGGGTGTTTCTGCTGCCGATGATGAGGCAGAGGAGAAAGCTATCACCCTCCCTGAGGAGGCTCCAGCCTCCGCTCCTTTAGTAGAAGAGGTGGGAGAGGCTGAGGAACCAGCGGTTGAGGCACCAGCTCTTGACGCACCAGCTCTTGAGGTTGTTGCAGTGGAGGAGGCCACAGGGGTTGAAGAGCCAACTGAAGCTGCGTCAGCTGTGGAGGAGTCTGCAGAACCAGCCCTGGAGGTGGCAGAGGCGGCTGAGGGGGCCGAGGTCATATCCGAGGAAGAAGCCCTCATCATAGCGGCGGCCCACCTTGCAGCAGCCTCGGTCAGTGCCGCCCTGGAGGTCCTGCCGGGAGCGACAGTAGAGGAAGCTGAGCTAGCTCCGGAGATCTCAGCTGTAGAGCACTGCCACTCCTGCCACAGCACTGGCCCGGCCTCGGAGGCGGCGGAACCCCTGGTTGTGGAGGCGGAGGTGGTGCCACctggtgtggaggaggaagcTGTGCAAGGCACAGAAGTCCAGGAGGCGGATgtccaggtggaggaggaggcagtggaGACCTTGCTCGAGGAGAGCACCTCCGAGGGCGCCGTGGAGATGGCCGAGGAAGCCAAGGAGGAGGGAACACCCATGGCAGGGCTAG CCATTGAGAACCTGGCCGTGATCTCAGTCCAGTCGTGA